From the genome of Bacillus sp. V2I10:
GATACTCCAGAATAGCCCCCCCTTTAATGGAGTATGTATCTACTTAACCTGAAGAGGTTTTCGACACTTAATTTTTTTCCCATCTAACCTTTCAACAATTACATCTTTTAATGTCCACTCTGTAAGTTTTTCATTTTCGACAGTGAGGGTAAACAAATGATATGGAGGTTTATGTGCTCCCTCAAATGTTTGGAATTGATATGTTATTTCGTAAGCGTAACCCATATTCGGTTTTCTTTTGACCTCAATAAACTTACAGAAAGTGGACTGTTTGATTTCACCAAAATAATCATTAATTGCTTTATCTTCTAATGGGTCTAAAAATGTAAAGATGACATCTTCCAGTAACATTTCATATCGAGTTTTTTCTGTTTCTGCTTGTACAGGAGTTATAGAAATTAAACTAAGGATACAGGTGATTAAAAGAAATTTCTTCATTCCAATACCTACTTTCATTTTTTCAATTGTTTATAGGTATTTTTCCCAATATATGAATCAACATCCCTCTTGTAGTAACCTGTCCCGTTCGTTTAAGTACAATCCTTCATAATCTCAACTATATTTAAACATATTCAATTTTTTTTAAAGGTGTTGTTCAATTATCTGGCCCTTTTCTGGAATAAGTGAGATGAGGTTTGAAACATCTTTTTTGTAAATGAAACGACTTTATTATAAGGGAAACATCTTTATTGTCACTCAATAGTAGCAAAAAACGAACAGAGGGGGAACCCATATCCCCCAGAATTTATCTTTCTTTCAAAAAAGCCTAAATCCCATACTGAATTCAGGCATTTTTATGATTAAAAATTATCGTTGAACGGCCGTTTGTTTACTTTTAACACGGATGTCTTTTTCGATGATTCCATCTTTGACAACCACGACAATATTATCGCTATCTTCCAGGGACCTAATGTTTTCCAACGGATTGGTTTTGGTAATAATAAAGTCTGCTAATTTTCCGGTTTCAATAGTGCCCAGTTTATCTCCCCAGCCCATGCATTCTGCCGCTACTTTAGTTGTTGCAACGATCGCTTCCATTGGCGACATCCCAATATCGCACATAAGACCTAGTTCACGCAGGTTTGTTCCATGCAGCATTACCCCTGCATCAGTTCCCATGGCAATTTTCACCCCCGCGTTATAGGCTTTGGAAATACTCTCCCGATGAATTTCTACCACTTCACGTGCCTTTTCTACTGCATATGCAGGCATATCTTCATTGACTTTACTTGCTTCCAGTACGGAAACAGGGGCAAGCAGGGTTGGAACAAGATACGTTCCTTTTACGAGCATAAGTTCAATCGCCTCATCATCAAGGTAAATGCCATGCTCGATGGAATGGATACCAGCCCGGACAGCATTTTTAATTCCTTCCGTCCCTTGAGCATGGGCCATAACCTTAACTCCACGGCGGTAGGCTGCCTCTTGAACGATGATGGATAACTCCTCTTGTGAAAATTGGGTGAATTCTGGATGGTCAGTGGGGCTCATGACACCTCCTGTTGCGTGCACTTTAATAATATCAGAGCCAGCTCGCAGCATTTCTCTTACCTTTTTCCGAACTTGTTCCGGACCGTCACATATACCGGAAGGCATTCCCGGATAGCTTTTGCTTGTGACATCGATACCGGAACGCATCCAGGAGTCTCCATGCCCGCCTGTAATCGTTAAAGGATTAATACTAATTTGCATGCGCGGCCCTTTGACCAACCCTTTTTCGACCGCCTGCTTGACTCCGAAATCCGTGAAACCCGCGTCTCGAACCGAGGTAATTCCAACATACAAGGTTCGCTTCATATATTCGATTGCCTCATAGAATTTAAGAGAAAATGGTGTGACCAACATCTCGCGCATATCCTTTATTTCGACCATCATATGAACATGGGTATCGATCAATCCCGGCAGAATAAAGCCGCCTTGGGCATCCAAAATTTCAATCGTCTCATTAGGGAGGTTAATGTCATGGATGGTACCCACTGATACAATACGATTGTCTTTACACAAAACTGCGGCATTCGTACTGATTCCCTTGCCTGTCCCGTCGATAAGACTTCCATTTTTCACTAATTTATAGGCCATTTTTCGATCCCCCTATAATGAATTTAAAAACCTTCAATCTTCAAGAAACTTCGGGCGGTGACAGGCACCGGCCCTATAATGTTTTTACAAGAATGCTGGCAATAATAACAGATGCGATGGTAACGGAAGTAAATCCGCCAATGAGCATCGGTGGCAAGATTTCGCCCAGGATTTTCTCCTCTTCTTCCTTCGTCCTTCCAATACTTCGGCTAACTTCTTGTGACACAAGATAGTCACCCGGAAAACCATACAATGCTGTTAAAACAACGGGAATTCCTTTATTAGAGTCCCATTTAAATAATTTTGAACCAATAAATCCTCCGATAACGAGGCCAATGGTACCTACGATAAGGATCACGGCAACGGCCGGCAAAACGCTGACCATTTGTTCTAACGTAATGGAGGCTAACGAACCAAGAACAAGGAATACTAAACCAACCATCGCAATGCTAAATCCATTCGCCTTTTCTAATGACTTTTCAGGATAAAAACCAAAGTAAGCACCGATAATCCCGATGGCTAAACCCCAAAGGCTATAGCTAATGCCGGTAAGACCATCTAACCATACAGATAAGGCACCACCAATAAAGATTAAGAATAATAGAATAAAGGCACTATCCATATACTTCTCTGGAATAAGACTTCTTTTTTTGGACACTTCACTTTGTGTACCCCGTTCTATTACATCATCATCAGCAATAGCTGCTGCAGCGAATGTACCTGCTTCCATCGTTCGACGAAGATTCATTGCATGTCTTCGTAACAAAAGGGTTGTTAATGGCATGCCAACGACTCCTTGTAGAGTAAGAACAATAATAGGAATGGCAAGTAGAGCTGTTAATCCGGCTTTTTGAAGAGCCTCAGACGTGACCAGATAGGCAATCAAACCACCTGTTAATGGCCCTGCTCCTGCCACTGCCGTTTTATAATCAAAGATTAGGGGCACCACAAGAAGCATCAAAGCAATAGAACAGGCCAAACCGATCAAGGTAATTAAAACAGCTTTATATTGACTTTTCATGACCTTCATTGGGATTAAGGTTCCCATGTGTACGAGCAAAGCCGGCTGCAACACCGTACCGACAACGGCAAATGTCGAGGCTTCAATGATATTAGAAGGTACAATTCCTGTTTTAAAACCAGTAAAAATAATGATCATGACTACAAGCAAAGTTGGCACTTTAGCTCTCGTCCAAATAGAGATAATTTCTCCTACCGTAATGATGGCTAAAACGATTAATGTCGCGATGACCGGATTCATGACACTTCCTACCTTCTTTCTGACATTTATTTGTTTACAATCTATTACTCTTTCTTATTGAGCTTAAACGGTGCATGGACCAGAAGCTTTAACCCATGCTCAAGCGCAGCTTCATCAACTGAAAACCTTGGATGATGATGCGGATAAACCATTCCCATTTCTTCATTTCCTGCAGCAACCATTAGAAAGCAGCCCGGGACCACCTGTGAAAATGCTGAAAAATCTTCACTTCCCATCATGGCACCGGATTCTAAATGGAGAATAAACTCCTCTCCGAGTACCTCTCCAATGAGTTCTTCCATTTTCTTTGTCAGTTTTTCCTCATTGACAACGGAGCTGTAGCCAAATTCATAATCAAAATCATACCAAGCCCCATGAGCTTCCGTAATTCCCTTAACGATCCTTTCCATTAATTTAGGAATCTCTTCTCTCACTTTTGGATCAAAGCTTCGAACGGTACCATTTAATTCTACGGATTGCGGGATGATATTTTGTGCCGAACCGCCATGGATTTGTGTAACAGAAATAACCGACTTTTCACTTGTGGCGATATTCCGCGATACGATATGCTGAAGGTTGCTTACGACTTCGGCACTAATGACAACAGGGTCAATGGCCGTATTTGGCTGCGAGGAATGACCGCCCTTGCCTTTAATCGTTATATTGAACACATCACAGTTTGCGGAAACAGGGCCATAGCCGATGCCGATTTTACCTGTTTGGAACGGTGAGGCTAAATGTAAACCAATGATCTGGTCCACGCCATCAAGAACCCCGGCATTCACCATTTCTGCCGCTCCACCAGGAGGCAGTTCCTCCGCGTGTTGAAAAAGAAACCGGACTTCACCGCTAATGTGATCCTTTAATTGGGAAAGAACTTTCGCAGCTCCCAAGAGCATGGCAGTATGGCCATCGTGACCACAGGCATGCATAACACCCGGATTTTTCGAAACAAAATCAAAGTCATTTTCCTCATGGATTGGAAGCGCATCCATATCTGCCCTTAAGGCAAGGACACGTCCTGGTTGAGTGCCAATTAACCGTGCAACGACACTTGTTTTGGTTGGTCTCGAAATTTGCAAATTCCGAAAGCTTTCAAGAGTTTCATAGACAAATTGAGATGTCTTTTTCTCTTTAAACGATAATTCAGGATGTTGATGGAGATATCTTCTCCACTCTATCACAGTGTCTTTCACTGAATGGATTAATTCGTCCACTTTAATGGTTCCAATCATTCTCTTAACCCCTTCCTAAAATTTTCTTTGAAAGAGAGACAAAAATACGAACTCCATACTCCAAAGATTCCTCATCAATGTCAAAACGCGGGTGATGGTGTGGATGAACAATTCCTTTCTTCGCATTTCCCGCTCCTACAGGAATAAAACAGCCAGGTGCTTTTTCCAAGTAGGCGGAAAAATCTTCTCCTCCCATTGCCCCTTCTCCATAGAGAACAAATTCGCTACCAAACTCTTCGGTAATGCATCCTTCCACGATTTTGGTTAAGTCAGCATCATTAAAAACGGTACTGTAGCCGTAATGATATTGAAATTCATAAGAGCCGCCGTGAGCTTGTGTAACCCCTTTTGCGATTCGTTCAATTAACGAAATGGCTTGCTCTCTCACTTTCGGACTAAAGGACCTGACGGAACCACCAATTTGAACAAATTCCGGAATCACATTTTTGGCGCTGCCAGCTTGAAGCGTGGTCGTAGAAATGACTAATTTTTCTTTTGGATCCAAATTTCTCGAGACGATCTGCTGAAGATTTGTAATGAACTGAGCAGTCATAACGATTGGATCAATGGAATTTTCAGGCTCTGATGAGTGTCCGCCTTTACCGATAATTTTTAGATCAAACATATCCGAGTTTGCCGTAACCGGTCCATAGACAATGCCAATTTTGCCTATAGGCAGTGTCGACATAAGGTGGATTCCGACAATATAATCGACATCATCGACAACTCCTGCTTTTCACTAATTCCTGTGCACCGCCAGGCGGCAGCTCTTCCGCATGCTGAAAAATAAATCTGACTTCTCCTTTGATCTCATCCTTCATTTGTGTTAAGACTTTTGCGGCACCAAGCAGCATGGCTGTATGTCCGTCATGACCACAGGCATGCATGACTCCAAAATTTCCCGAAGTATAGTCCATATTATTTTCTTCATGGATGGGAAGAGCATCCATATCCGCACGCAGACCTAAAACTTTTCCCGGCTGGCTTCCCATTAGTGAAGCGACCACGCTCGTTTTGGTTGGTCGGGTTACTGTTAGTCCGCCAAATGATATAAGCTCATCATAGACAAACTGGGAGGTTTTTTCTTCTTGAAAGGACAATTCAGGATTTTGATGAAGATATCTTCGCCAGTTCCTTACGGTGTCCTTAACAGCAGCTATCATTTGACCTTCTAAACTTGTATGAAACATTCTTTCACCCCTAGTATTTAGAATAATTAATTTTTTCAGAAAATAATTTTCGGTTAATTTAGCATAGCATTTTCTTTGTACTCAAAAGTAATAAATAATTTTTATATCCTCTAAAAGACTATATAATGCGTTTTTCTGGGCCATAGAAACTATTTATGGGATAATTTACACCAATCATTCGTATTGAGCACATAGAAAAATTATTATAAAATCTATAAAAAGATAGAATATTCTATCAAAGGAGTGTTTGAATGGATTTACAAGGTCTGGAGTCTTTTTTAACAGTTGCTCAGAAAAAAAGTATTTCCAAAGCTGCCGCTTATCTTCACATAACTCAGCCTACATTAAGTACGCGGATTCGGAAATTGGAAAAAGATCTTGGTTTTCAGCTGCTGGAAAGAAGTTGGGAAGGGATAAAGCTATCCAAACAGGGCCAATACTTTTTACCCTATGTTGTACACATTCTTCACGAATTAAGTAATGCTTCAACCGTAATAAAGGACTTTCATGACCTTGTCTCTAAAACGCCCGTTCAAGAAGTAAGCAAGCATAATGAGTGTTTACGAATAGGAATCAACCTATGGCTTGCTCCCGTTTTTACCAATGCCATTATTACCGAGCTTAGCCAACACTTTCCACACCTCGAATTTAGTTTTATTACTCGTCCGACAAATACGTTAAAAGAATTGATGGAATATGATGAGATTCATATGGCCATTTATTATCAAAATGAGAAAAGAACCAGGCATTTTAGCCAGGTTCTGTTTAAAGATGAGATGGTGCTTTTATGTTCGAATGAGGATTGGAATATGATTGGCAAGGATATCAATAATATCAATAATATCATGTATTTAAACAAGCCCTACTTACTTTTTGATAATCCTGTAATAGCCAACAATACTAAATTCATCAACACTTTAAGGAGCAGATTAAATATTCAAAAGTGTCGAATGGTGGATCATGTCAATGTCATGCTTAGTTTGGTTACTTCCAATAAAGGATACAGCGTATTGCCGAAAACTGGTTTACACCAATTGGGAGATTTAACCTCCCTTCCAGTAAAAACAGTTCCATTAGGGAATTCATTTCCAAGTATTGATATTCATTTGGAATATGATATAAACTCACCACTTATTACGCCTATAAAATCTATTGAAAAGATGTTATTAACTTCTTCGTTTGAGACTGAATTTGCTAGTTAACACAAATAATTAATATTTTCACCAGAACCATTATTTACATAATAGAAACTTTAGGAAGTAAGCATATTTAAAACCCCCTTGGTGTCTAAAGGGGTTCAACATGCCCAAATCCACCATTTATGAAGGGTTTTATACATGGTTGATAAATCAAAGTTTTGGCTTCTGAAGAAGCCTAACAGCTGTATGAAATCCCATTTTTTATACAACCATTTATTCAACTAAATGGCCCGATTGTTCAGTAAGCAAGTTTAACAAAATCTGTATAAATATTTATGACTATACAGTTTCTCTCTGAGAAATGATTCAAAAAGATTAATAAATATACTGCCGAAAAATACATCAATTAAATGCCAGAAACAATTTCAGTTGTAGCCTTGAAATAAAGTTTGATTAAATTAACTCTATAAACCTTGATAAAAGAGCAAATAGAAAGAGCATGTTTTGAAAAAGTTTGATCAAAATAAGCTCTTAATATATTCAAGTGAATCAGTCTTTTATAAAACAGTTTGATAATTTCTGTGATCCTTATTCAATTAAAGCGCCCGATTGTTGAATAAGAATGCTTCTTTTTAGCCTCCGTCAATTACTCCGTATCTATTTTGTTTTCCCATCCAAGAACTAGCATCACGCCACTTTAGACTCTTGGAAGAAATCCAGCTATTAGTGCCAAGTGTATAATCTTTGGGTTCCCAATCATAGTCATCAGCCCAATAAAATAAACCTTTTTGTAAAATCAGTTTTGCATCATAAATGATTGAATCGTAATTAATTGGACTTGGAACGATGTGAAATTGGGTTACACCTTCAAATAATAACTCAATTGCAGAAGGGTCACGAAACTGCCTTTGGAAATGTATTCGTACATTAATATCGAGTTGGGTGACATACCCATCGATAAATTTTCATCAACATAACTCTCAGTCCACATATATAATTCCTTTAAACAACTATCATGAAATCTACTAAATTTGTCCAAAAGTTTTTCAATATCTTTACTATCTTTAACTTCTATCCAATCCATCGGATACCACCCACTTATTAGGTATTCTTTTCACATTAAATAATAGGACTCCATCAGTTAGATAAATATGGAAAATCAACATTTCAATTTACAGGAATTTTAGATGATGTAATAAGTGGGTTTTTCCATTCCATTCGATGATACATTGCTCTACACCTAAAACGGCTGTTCTGGTTTCGTGATTTGCTTATGAATCCATTCCTTAATTGAAGGCAATATCTCATTATTAAATTGAATATTTGCCATTTGGGGATAGAGGTCTTGGGGTATTGGATAGAAACTAATATTTATTTTTTTATCTCTGTTACAGGAAATCGATGCTACTACAGTACCTTTAAGTTGTGGTGGGCGTGAACATCGACTATCAAATTCAAATTTTCTTTTTTGACCAAAAGAAATATAAATATCTTCTTCTTTGGATAAATTAAACTTAATTTGCTGTTTATTGTTGCGTAAGTTTCTAATTTGTTGAGATTTCGATAAAAACCATCCTCAATTCCCCACCCCCATAAATTGTGACAACAATTAATAGTCCACCTCATTTTATTTATTCCCTGCTTAATACTCTTATTGAAGTAATCTGCCTGTTAGTACAACAAGCAAAAAAAAATCGCCGCAGCTAAAATGGACCGCCCATTTTTTTATAACTTATCTAAAAGACTATTAACCCTATATAAAAAGGCTAGTCGATTGACTAGCCAAATTGTGTAAACAAAATGC
Proteins encoded in this window:
- a CDS encoding amidohydrolase family protein; its protein translation is MAYKLVKNGSLIDGTGKGISTNAAVLCKDNRIVSVGTIHDINLPNETIEILDAQGGFILPGLIDTHVHMMVEIKDMREMLVTPFSLKFYEAIEYMKRTLYVGITSVRDAGFTDFGVKQAVEKGLVKGPRMQISINPLTITGGHGDSWMRSGIDVTSKSYPGMPSGICDGPEQVRKKVREMLRAGSDIIKVHATGGVMSPTDHPEFTQFSQEELSIIVQEAAYRRGVKVMAHAQGTEGIKNAVRAGIHSIEHGIYLDDEAIELMLVKGTYLVPTLLAPVSVLEASKVNEDMPAYAVEKAREVVEIHRESISKAYNAGVKIAMGTDAGVMLHGTNLRELGLMCDIGMSPMEAIVATTKVAAECMGWGDKLGTIETGKLADFIITKTNPLENIRSLEDSDNIVVVVKDGIIEKDIRVKSKQTAVQR
- a CDS encoding LysR family transcriptional regulator; translated protein: MDLQGLESFLTVAQKKSISKAAAYLHITQPTLSTRIRKLEKDLGFQLLERSWEGIKLSKQGQYFLPYVVHILHELSNASTVIKDFHDLVSKTPVQEVSKHNECLRIGINLWLAPVFTNAIITELSQHFPHLEFSFITRPTNTLKELMEYDEIHMAIYYQNEKRTRHFSQVLFKDEMVLLCSNEDWNMIGKDINNINNIMYLNKPYLLFDNPVIANNTKFINTLRSRLNIQKCRMVDHVNVMLSLVTSNKGYSVLPKTGLHQLGDLTSLPVKTVPLGNSFPSIDIHLEYDINSPLITPIKSIEKMLLTSSFETEFAS
- a CDS encoding amidohydrolase, translating into MIGTIKVDELIHSVKDTVIEWRRYLHQHPELSFKEKKTSQFVYETLESFRNLQISRPTKTSVVARLIGTQPGRVLALRADMDALPIHEENDFDFVSKNPGVMHACGHDGHTAMLLGAAKVLSQLKDHISGEVRFLFQHAEELPPGGAAEMVNAGVLDGVDQIIGLHLASPFQTGKIGIGYGPVSANCDVFNITIKGKGGHSSQPNTAIDPVVISAEVVSNLQHIVSRNIATSEKSVISVTQIHGGSAQNIIPQSVELNGTVRSFDPKVREEIPKLMERIVKGITEAHGAWYDFDYEFGYSSVVNEEKLTKKMEELIGEVLGEEFILHLESGAMMGSEDFSAFSQVVPGCFLMVAAGNEEMGMVYPHHHPRFSVDEAALEHGLKLLVHAPFKLNKKE
- a CDS encoding DUF3888 domain-containing protein; its protein translation is MKKFLLITCILSLISITPVQAETEKTRYEMLLEDVIFTFLDPLEDKAINDYFGEIKQSTFCKFIEVKRKPNMGYAYEITYQFQTFEGAHKPPYHLFTLTVENEKLTEWTLKDVIVERLDGKKIKCRKPLQVK